From a region of the Haematobia irritans isolate KBUSLIRL chromosome 4, ASM5000362v1, whole genome shotgun sequence genome:
- the LOC142233500 gene encoding uncharacterized protein LOC142233500 isoform X2, with amino-acid sequence MFKLIALVSTLFAVASAGYLGHGVALTAPAYTASYHGVAAPVIKSYAAPVVHAAPVVAAAPIIKSYAVAAPVYKAYAAPVATSYANTYKVSTKAIPVVHAAPAVVAAPIYKTYAAPAVVAAPAYGYGLHHGVASYGHSLYHH; translated from the exons atgttcaaattg attgCTCTCGTCTCTACCCTTTTCGCTGTTGCCTCTGCTGGTTATCTTGGTCATGGCGTGGCTTTAACAGCTCCCGCTTACACGGCCTCCTATCACGGGGTTGCAGCACCAGTTATTAAATCCTATGCTGCACCCGTTGTTCATGCTGCTCCCGTGGTAGCTGCTGCTCCAATCATTAAATCCTATGCAGTAGCTGCTCCTGTTTACAAAGCATATGCCGCACCAGTGGCTACCTCTTATGCTAACACCTATAAGGTATCGACTAAAGCTATTCCAGTAGTACATGCTGCTCCCGCCGTTGTAGCGGCCCCCATCTATAAAACCTATGCTGCTCCTGCTGTTGTAGCTGCACCCGCTTATGGTTATGGTCTGCATCATGGAGTTGCTAGTTATGGTCATTCCCTCTATCATCACTGA
- the LOC142233499 gene encoding uncharacterized protein LOC142233499, which produces MFKLIAVFSALFAVASAGYLGGYGHGLAYTAPAYSTSYHAVAAPVVHSAPIIKSYAAPVAVAAPVVKTYAAPVAVAAPVYKTYAAPVATSYANTYKVSAKAIPVVHAAPAVVAAPVYKSYAAPAYVAAPAYGYGLHHGLASYGHSVYHH; this is translated from the exons atgttcaaattg ATCGCTGTTTTCTCTGCTTTGTTCGCTGTAGCATCTGCTGGTTATCTTGGTGGCTATGGCCATGGTTTGGCGTATACAGCTCCAGCATATTCAACATCCTATCACGCTGTGGCTGCCCCAGTGGTTCACTCTGCTCCCATTATTAAGTCTTATGCTGCTCCCGTAGCAGTAGCAGCTCCCGTGGTTAAAACTTATGCTGCCCCTGTAGCTGTAGCAGCTCCTGTCTATAAAACTTATGCTGCTCCTGTGGCCACTTCTTATGCCAATACCTATAAAGTATCTGCCAAAGCTATTCCTGTAGTACATGCCGCCCCTGCAGTGGTTGCCGCTCCTGTCTACAAATCATATGCTGCTCCCGCCTATGTTGCTGCTCCCGCCTATGGTTATGGTCTACATCATGGTCTTGCCAGTTATGGTCATTCTGTCTATCATCATTAA